A stretch of the Flavobacterium sp. 5 genome encodes the following:
- the rimO gene encoding 30S ribosomal protein S12 methylthiotransferase RimO: MRTKSLKKNKINVITLGCSKNVYDSEVLMGQLRASGKDVTHEAKAEDEGNIIVINTCGFIDNAKAESVNMILEYADKKEKGLVDKVFVTGCLSERYRPDLEKEIPNVDQYFGTTELPALLKALGADYKHELLGERLTTTPKNYAYLKISEGCDRPCSFCAIPLMRGKNVSQTIEKLVKEAEGLARDGVKELILIAQDLTYYGLDLYKKRALGELLEALVKVEGIEWIRLHYAFPTGFPMDVLEIMKREPKICNYIDIPLQHIADSVLKSMRRGTTQEKTTQLLKDFRAAVPGMAIRTTLIVGYPGETQEDFNILKDFVQEMKFDRMGCFAYSHEENTHAFLLEDDVPADVKQDRANEIMELQSQISWDLNQEKVGKTFRCIIDRKEGGHFVGRTEFDSPDVDNEVLIDASKHYVKTGDFAMIKIIEATEFDLYGEPV, encoded by the coding sequence ATGAGAACGAAGTCTTTAAAAAAGAACAAAATAAATGTGATCACTCTTGGGTGTTCTAAAAATGTATATGATAGTGAAGTGTTAATGGGGCAACTTCGTGCAAGCGGAAAAGATGTGACCCATGAAGCTAAAGCCGAAGATGAAGGGAATATTATTGTAATTAATACTTGCGGATTTATTGATAATGCTAAGGCAGAATCGGTAAATATGATATTAGAATATGCTGATAAAAAAGAGAAAGGGCTTGTAGATAAAGTTTTTGTAACTGGATGTTTATCTGAAAGATATAGACCTGATTTAGAAAAAGAAATTCCAAACGTAGATCAATATTTTGGAACTACAGAATTACCCGCTTTATTAAAAGCATTGGGAGCTGACTATAAGCATGAATTACTAGGAGAACGTTTGACAACGACTCCTAAAAATTATGCGTATTTGAAAATCTCTGAAGGTTGTGATAGGCCTTGTAGTTTTTGTGCTATTCCTTTAATGAGAGGGAAAAATGTTTCGCAAACTATTGAAAAATTAGTAAAAGAAGCAGAAGGATTAGCTAGAGACGGAGTAAAAGAATTGATTTTGATTGCACAAGACTTAACTTATTATGGTCTTGATTTATACAAAAAAAGAGCCCTTGGAGAATTATTAGAAGCTTTAGTAAAAGTAGAAGGGATAGAATGGATTCGTTTACACTACGCCTTCCCTACTGGATTCCCAATGGATGTTCTTGAAATCATGAAACGCGAACCTAAAATTTGTAATTATATTGATATTCCGTTGCAACACATCGCTGATTCTGTTTTGAAATCAATGCGTCGTGGAACTACTCAAGAGAAAACAACACAATTATTAAAAGATTTTAGAGCTGCAGTTCCCGGAATGGCTATTCGTACAACTTTGATTGTTGGTTATCCCGGAGAAACACAAGAGGACTTTAATATTTTAAAAGATTTTGTTCAAGAAATGAAATTTGACAGAATGGGTTGTTTCGCTTATTCTCACGAAGAAAACACGCATGCTTTTTTACTTGAAGATGATGTTCCTGCTGATGTAAAACAAGATCGTGCCAACGAAATTATGGAATTACAATCTCAAATTTCTTGGGATTTGAATCAAGAAAAAGTTGGAAAAACTTTTAGATGTATCATTGATAGAAAAGAAGGTGGCCATTTTGTAGGTAGAACTGAATTTGATAGCCCAGATGTAGATAATGAAGTATTAATTGACGCTTCAAAACATTATGTAAAAACAGGTGATTTTGCAATGATCAAAATTATCGAAGCAACAGAATTTGATTTATACGGAGAACCAGTTTAA